From Fundulus heteroclitus isolate FHET01 chromosome 5, MU-UCD_Fhet_4.1, whole genome shotgun sequence, a single genomic window includes:
- the LOC105931509 gene encoding prostaglandin D2 receptor 2 isoform X1, whose protein sequence is MANVSEDQRLCPLIQLKREYNSTNTQGNLVVVCIHGIFSCLGILENALIIWVLGFRLRRRTVASVWMLNLAMSDFLATLTLPLFTFYLYSSNSWELGSVLCIAQVSIFFFNMFVSAFLLAAISLDRLILVAKPVWSQNHRSVAGAWKVCALGWLWAALNTLPYSMFRSVINKIDGRKLCYHNFALYLSTKDSLETECNIRQGATAISKLLLAFLIPLVVITGSYIKIALILRNKNRKRKQSIIRLPDALIQPGCDGHSRNNLFDTNGAKCLTPGSSFKSKVNNLSPVIPSPTYHLSQSFTKMVTFVITAFAVCWAPYHIFCIIELIAQYNTKIFKLVELGLPLAATFAFLNPVLNPILYVFSCPHFCVRIRQSVGAVFDGLVEEGGGLLMAPAKSLRAHIRRRTSQNITFSPPGSPKSSFSSSRSPGSQPCLPLSQLAKDHRDYEMDQT, encoded by the coding sequence ATGGCCAATGTCTCTGAGGATCAGCGACTCTGCCCACTGATCCAACTGAAGCGAGAATACAATTCCACCAACACACAGGGCAATCTGGTTGTGGTTTGCATCCATGGCATCTTCTCCTGCCTGGGGATTTTGGAAAATGCCCTAATCATTTGGGTTTTGGGTTTTCGCCTCAGACGTCGCACCGTGGCCTCCGTCTGGATGCTCAACCTGGCCATGTCTGACTTCCTGGCCACACTGACTCTCCCGCTCTTCACCTTCTACCTTTACTCCTCCAACAGCTGGGAGCTCGGCTCCGTGCTCTGCATAGCACAagtttccatctttttcttcaACATGTTTGTTTCAGCCTTCTTGCTGGCAGCCATTTCACTGGACCGCCTGATTCTGGTGGCCAAGCCAGTGTGGAGTCAGAATCACAGGTCGGTAGCAGGCGCATGGAAGGTGTGTGCTCTGGGCTGGCTGTGGGCAGCGTTAAATACGTTGCCTTATTCTATGTTTCGCTCGGTGATTAACAAGATCGATGGGAGGAAGTTATGCTATCATAATTTTGCTTTGTATTTATCCACTAAGGATTCACTGGAAACAGAGTGCAACATCAGACAAGGAGCAACAGCCATCTCCAAGTTACTGTTAGCGTTCCTGATCCCTCTAGTGGTCATTACAGGAAGCTACATCAAAATTGCTCTCATccttagaaacaaaaatagaaagagAAAGCAGAGTATCATCAGACTGCCAGATGCACTGATTCAGCCAGGATGCGATGGACATTCAAGAAACAATTTGTTTGATACAAATGGCGCCAAGTGTTTGACTCCGGGTTCGTCATTTAAGTCCAAAGTAAACAACCTGTCTCCTGTCATACCCAGTCCTACATACCATCTGTCACAGAGTTTCACCAAAATGGTGACTTTTGTGATTACAGCATTTGCGGTGTGCTGGGCTCCTTATCACATTTTCTGCATCATAGAACTGATAGCCCAGTATAACACAAAGATTTTCAAATTGGTGGAATTGGGCCTTCCGCTGGCGGCAACGTTTGCGTTTTTGAATCCTGTTTTGAACCCTATCCTGTACGTGTTCAGCTGCCCCCACTTCTGCGTGAGGATACGACAGAGTGTGGGAGCTGTGTTTGATGGGCTTGTGGAGGAGGGCGGGGGATTATTGATGGCTCCAGCCAAGAGCTTGCGAGCTCACATTAGGAGGAGGACTAGTCAAAACATAACTTTTTCACCACCGGGGTCACCAAAATCTTCATTTTCATCCAGTCGGTCTCCTGGCTCCCAGCCTTGCCTACCATTGTCTCAGCTCGCTAAAGACCACAGAGATTATGAAATGGATCAAACGTGA
- the LOC105931509 gene encoding prostaglandin D2 receptor 2 isoform X2 — MANVSEDQRLCPLIQLKREYNSTNTQGNLVVVCIHGIFSCLGILENALIIWVLGFRLRRRTVASVWMLNLAMSDFLATLTLPLFTFYLYSSNSWELGSVLCIAQVSIFFFNMFVSAFLLAAISLDRLILVAKPVWSQNHRIHWKQSATSDKEQQPSPSYC; from the exons ATGGCCAATGTCTCTGAGGATCAGCGACTCTGCCCACTGATCCAACTGAAGCGAGAATACAATTCCACCAACACACAGGGCAATCTGGTTGTGGTTTGCATCCATGGCATCTTCTCCTGCCTGGGGATTTTGGAAAATGCCCTAATCATTTGGGTTTTGGGTTTTCGCCTCAGACGTCGCACCGTGGCCTCCGTCTGGATGCTCAACCTGGCCATGTCTGACTTCCTGGCCACACTGACTCTCCCGCTCTTCACCTTCTACCTTTACTCCTCCAACAGCTGGGAGCTCGGCTCCGTGCTCTGCATAGCACAagtttccatctttttcttcaACATGTTTGTTTCAGCCTTCTTGCTGGCAGCCATTTCACTGGACCGCCTGATTCTGGTGGCCAAGCCAGTGTGGAGTCAGAATCACAG GATTCACTGGAAACAGAGTGCAACATCAGACAAGGAGCAACAGCCATCTCCAAGTTACTGTTAG